In Streptomyces violaceusniger Tu 4113, one DNA window encodes the following:
- a CDS encoding SigB/SigF/SigG family RNA polymerase sigma factor, with amino-acid sequence MTAVQAHPRAHPKHAHDDAPDTSGAFRRIAELPDGSEKEALREEVVRAWMPMAERIASQYRNRGETHEDLRQVAMVGLVKAVKRYEPDRGSAFESYAVPTVVGEVKRHFRDHMWGLHVPRRVQELRNRVRTAVQELTRSPDDRSPSVRDIARHTGMAEEDVLLGMEALESFRTLSLDAALRGADDGYALVDTLGSTESSYERVVQRESLKPCLRRLPEREREILYLRFFCDETQSRIADRLGISQMHVSRLISRTCARLGEEVGARAA; translated from the coding sequence ATGACGGCCGTACAAGCACATCCCCGAGCACACCCCAAGCATGCGCACGACGACGCGCCCGACACCTCCGGCGCGTTCCGCAGGATCGCCGAACTGCCGGACGGCTCGGAGAAGGAGGCCCTGCGGGAGGAAGTCGTCCGGGCCTGGATGCCGATGGCCGAGCGCATCGCCTCGCAGTACCGCAACCGCGGTGAAACGCACGAGGATCTGCGGCAGGTGGCCATGGTCGGTCTGGTCAAGGCGGTCAAGCGCTATGAACCGGACCGGGGTTCGGCCTTCGAGAGCTACGCCGTCCCGACCGTCGTCGGCGAGGTCAAGCGGCACTTCCGCGACCATATGTGGGGCCTGCACGTGCCGCGCCGGGTCCAGGAACTGCGCAACCGGGTCCGCACCGCCGTCCAGGAGCTGACCCGTTCGCCGGACGACCGTTCGCCCAGCGTCAGGGACATCGCACGGCACACCGGCATGGCCGAGGAGGACGTCCTCCTCGGCATGGAAGCGCTCGAGAGCTTTCGTACGCTGTCGCTGGACGCCGCACTGCGCGGCGCGGACGACGGCTACGCGCTGGTGGACACCCTCGGGTCCACCGAGTCCTCCTACGAGCGGGTCGTCCAGCGCGAATCCCTCAAGCCCTGTCTGCGCAGGCTCCCCGAGCGTGAACGGGAGATCCTCTACCTGCGGTTCTTCTGCGACGAGACCCAGAGCCGGATCGCCGACCGGCTCGGCATCTCCCAGATGCATGTCTCCCGGCTCATCAGCCGCACCTGCGCCCGCCTGGGCGAGGAGGTCGGTGCGCGTGCCGCGTAG